One Bacteroidota bacterium genomic window carries:
- a CDS encoding RNA-binding S4 domain-containing protein: MEKCRIDKFLWTVRIFKTRTLASDACAKGRVLVDGQQAKASKEIKGNESITVRKPPVVYSYKVLALPGGRLPAKTVHEYLEDCTSIEELNKLKINETFFIKRDRGMGRPTKKERRVIDRLNTNNS, translated from the coding sequence ATGGAAAAATGCCGGATCGATAAATTCCTCTGGACAGTGCGAATTTTTAAAACCCGCACCCTTGCCAGCGATGCCTGTGCCAAAGGCCGCGTACTTGTTGATGGACAGCAAGCAAAAGCGTCGAAGGAAATTAAAGGAAATGAGAGCATTACGGTTCGCAAACCACCTGTAGTATACAGTTATAAGGTATTAGCCTTGCCAGGTGGCCGACTTCCGGCTAAAACAGTACATGAATACCTCGAAGATTGCACCTCCATCGAAGAACTTAATAAGCTGAAAATAAACGAAACCTTCTTTATTAAAAGAGATCGGGGTATGGGTCGCCCAACCAAAAAAGAAAGGCGCGTAATAGACCGGCTGAATACCAATAATTCATAG
- a CDS encoding DUF4924 family protein — MIVAREKRKKNVAEYVLYMWQVEDTIRAFNFNINTLEERLLSQFKQPPHVMDEIRDWYTNLILAMHEEGITQSGHLQIVKSLIDEMYQLHHRLMETMIDPGYIHTYKLAKENINSFRTKLGKSESNEIELCFFALYGLLLLRLKKKEVTEETLKAMNTFSTLLSHLSASFKKMEEGKIEI; from the coding sequence ATGATTGTTGCAAGAGAAAAACGTAAGAAGAATGTAGCCGAATATGTGCTTTATATGTGGCAGGTAGAAGATACCATCCGTGCATTCAACTTTAATATCAACACACTCGAAGAAAGGCTCCTTTCGCAGTTCAAACAACCCCCCCATGTGATGGATGAGATTCGCGACTGGTATACCAATCTTATACTGGCCATGCACGAAGAAGGTATCACACAAAGCGGGCATCTGCAAATTGTAAAAAGCTTGATTGACGAGATGTATCAGCTGCACCATCGATTGATGGAAACCATGATCGATCCTGGGTACATTCATACTTATAAGCTTGCCAAAGAGAATATAAACTCTTTCCGCACCAAGCTTGGTAAATCTGAATCGAACGAGATTGAACTCTGCTTTTTTGCATTGTATGGATTGTTATTATTGCGATTGAAAAAGAAAGAAGTTACCGAGGAAACATTGAAGGCCATGAATACTTTTAGCACCCTGCTTAGCCATCTGTCGGCTTCTTTTAAGAAAATGGAAGAAGGGAAAATTGAAATTTAA
- a CDS encoding DUF362 domain-containing protein, with the protein MENTTKASVFNTKKGFLHKFKMPAKISFIALGILSTAWFLFRVIPKPQRASYPCMQAAAPWASAFVVYLLSITGSAFFFKKSFAALQQRKLGWALLFLPAMLSFSLLAIYKNPEVVKAADIIGYSEIVFPASPIGEGKGKNPGRVVWVHNPHATNANMTNVEGDYWYMDKNSNEDTIKKMLDLAVINLLGETTVTNAWNELFKHYNNQIGKGNVGYTAGEKIAIKINLTNSCCGMWDTEKIEDKERMDATPQLVNALLKTLVEDLGIAESNIWCGDNYRLFRNEYWDKCHTSFPDVHYVDGHGMNDREQTVLSSSNVMVFSDGEYSSKLPQHYLNAAYFINIACLKSHDQTGISLCAKNHQGSIVQPGGNASNQYAEFMHYSMPLESPGYGKYRHLVDYMGHKQTGGKTLLYLIDGIWGGDNWAGNIFKWQMSPFNNDYPNSLFVSQDPVAIEAVCFDFLLEEYKDHPDNDVKYPYYNGVNDYLLQAADESYWPSNITYDPENDGVKIGSLGVYEHWNNGTDKAYSGSGIDFVKVPFGAQYPNGLPNNLANQSLKVYPNPFSDVLTIPTQNGQVSQQLMVYDAIGKLIYQQQVNPNNETTQWSGTDNQGNRLAVGTYIVQLRSKGAIYSTQVVLQ; encoded by the coding sequence ATGGAAAATACAACAAAAGCTTCCGTCTTCAATACAAAAAAAGGCTTTCTGCATAAATTCAAAATGCCTGCAAAGATTAGTTTTATTGCATTAGGAATTCTTTCCACTGCCTGGTTCTTGTTTCGGGTTATTCCAAAACCTCAGCGAGCCAGCTATCCGTGCATGCAGGCTGCGGCACCCTGGGCTTCGGCTTTTGTGGTATATCTTCTAAGCATTACAGGTTCAGCCTTCTTTTTTAAAAAGTCGTTTGCAGCCCTGCAACAAAGAAAACTCGGCTGGGCACTCTTATTTCTGCCAGCTATGCTTTCTTTTAGTTTGTTGGCCATTTATAAAAATCCCGAAGTTGTTAAAGCGGCCGACATTATTGGCTACTCCGAAATTGTGTTTCCGGCTTCACCCATTGGAGAAGGTAAGGGCAAAAACCCCGGCAGGGTAGTTTGGGTGCATAACCCTCATGCTACCAATGCTAACATGACCAATGTGGAAGGGGACTATTGGTATATGGACAAAAACTCCAATGAAGATACTATCAAAAAAATGCTTGACCTTGCTGTAATCAACCTGCTCGGGGAAACTACGGTGACCAATGCATGGAACGAACTATTCAAGCATTACAACAACCAGATTGGCAAAGGGAATGTGGGATATACCGCTGGCGAAAAAATTGCCATTAAAATAAATCTTACCAACTCATGTTGTGGAATGTGGGATACCGAAAAGATCGAAGACAAAGAAAGGATGGATGCTACCCCTCAATTGGTAAATGCATTGTTAAAGACACTTGTCGAAGATTTAGGAATTGCCGAATCGAACATCTGGTGCGGAGATAATTACAGGCTTTTCCGCAATGAGTATTGGGATAAATGCCACACCAGCTTTCCGGATGTACATTATGTTGATGGTCATGGTATGAATGACCGCGAACAAACAGTACTTTCAAGTTCCAATGTGATGGTTTTCAGTGATGGGGAATATAGTTCAAAACTCCCGCAACATTACCTCAATGCCGCTTATTTTATTAATATTGCCTGCCTTAAATCACATGATCAGACTGGTATTAGTCTGTGTGCCAAAAACCACCAGGGCTCAATCGTGCAACCCGGGGGCAATGCGTCCAACCAGTATGCCGAATTTATGCATTACAGCATGCCTCTCGAAAGCCCCGGTTATGGCAAATACCGCCATTTAGTAGATTATATGGGCCATAAGCAAACCGGCGGTAAAACACTTCTATACCTTATCGATGGCATTTGGGGTGGCGATAACTGGGCCGGCAACATTTTCAAGTGGCAAATGAGCCCTTTCAACAACGACTATCCTAATTCACTTTTCGTCTCTCAGGACCCTGTTGCCATTGAGGCCGTATGTTTTGACTTTCTGCTGGAAGAATACAAAGACCACCCCGATAACGATGTGAAATACCCCTATTACAATGGCGTAAACGATTACCTCCTGCAGGCTGCCGACGAGTCATACTGGCCTTCGAACATTACCTACGACCCAGAAAATGATGGTGTAAAAATCGGGAGCCTTGGCGTGTATGAACATTGGAACAATGGCACCGATAAAGCTTACTCTGGGTCCGGTATCGATTTTGTGAAAGTTCCGTTTGGCGCTCAATACCCCAATGGTCTGCCTAATAATCTAGCCAATCAATCACTTAAGGTCTATCCTAATCCATTCAGCGATGTGCTAACTATTCCTACCCAAAATGGCCAGGTATCGCAACAGCTTATGGTATACGATGCCATTGGTAAACTAATCTACCAACAACAGGTGAACCCAAACAATGAAACTACCCAATGGTCGGGGACCGACAACCAGGGTAATCGCCTGGCAGTGGGTACTTACATTGTACAACTTCGCTCCAAAGGAGCCATCTATTCAACCCAGGTGGTGCTTCAATAA
- a CDS encoding flavin reductase, protein MKNIQELFRSIKPEEIQSNIFSLIGKEWFLITAGTEKEFNTMTASWGMAGILWNKPIFVSYVRPTRHTYLFMQEADIFTISFIGENREAIHKICGSKSGRDTNKIKESGLRPVLTERGNISFEQANLVLECRKIYFDDLKPVYFLPDDIDEVFYPNQDYHRVYYGEILNVYTR, encoded by the coding sequence ATGAAAAACATTCAGGAACTATTTCGGAGCATAAAACCCGAAGAAATTCAATCCAATATTTTCTCGCTAATCGGGAAGGAGTGGTTCCTTATAACTGCGGGAACTGAGAAGGAATTTAATACTATGACTGCCAGCTGGGGTATGGCAGGTATATTGTGGAATAAGCCCATATTTGTTAGCTATGTCAGGCCAACCCGCCATACCTATTTGTTTATGCAGGAGGCCGACATTTTTACCATCAGTTTTATTGGAGAGAACCGCGAAGCTATTCATAAAATATGTGGGTCCAAGTCGGGGAGAGACACCAATAAAATAAAAGAAAGTGGATTAAGGCCGGTGTTGACAGAAAGAGGAAACATAAGCTTCGAGCAAGCTAATCTTGTTCTGGAATGCCGGAAAATCTATTTTGACGATTTAAAGCCGGTCTATTTTCTTCCCGATGATATTGATGAGGTTTTTTATCCTAATCAGGATTATCACCGTGTGTATTATGGAGAAATCCTGAATGTTTACACCCGCTGA
- a CDS encoding bile acid:sodium symporter family protein, with protein MREELLALDAVRLNFSTEGVFFINITLAFIMYGVALGIKVQHFRDVFKSPKLPIIGFLSQFLALPILTFLIIILFNSFITPTVAMGMILVAACPGGNISNFITALAKGNAALSVSLTAIATIAAIIMTPLNFKIWGGLYNGYLSASSHGLLQPLSINPNRMFQAVVILLGIPLVLGMLTNHFLPKFTARIDRPIRISSIIIFFLLVIAMLSNNIEYFLAYIKFVFIIVLIHNGLGYLAGSYFSRLFGIHGANRRTIAIETGIQNSGLGLALLFNPKIFPAELNNGGMAFIAAWWGIWHIISGLTLAWYWSRKPSKIN; from the coding sequence ATGAGGGAAGAACTATTGGCCCTGGATGCGGTCCGACTGAATTTTTCAACCGAAGGGGTCTTTTTCATTAACATTACCCTTGCTTTTATCATGTATGGGGTGGCACTTGGAATAAAGGTACAACACTTTCGCGATGTTTTTAAATCACCTAAACTGCCAATTATTGGTTTTTTATCTCAATTTTTAGCGTTACCAATCCTCACTTTTTTAATTATCATTCTGTTTAACAGTTTTATAACACCGACAGTGGCCATGGGTATGATTCTGGTAGCCGCCTGCCCTGGTGGAAACATTAGTAATTTCATTACTGCACTTGCCAAGGGCAATGCTGCTCTTTCAGTTTCGCTGACAGCCATTGCCACCATTGCCGCTATTATTATGACACCTCTGAACTTTAAAATTTGGGGCGGATTGTATAATGGCTATTTAAGTGCATCGAGCCATGGATTGCTTCAGCCGCTAAGCATAAATCCAAACCGCATGTTTCAGGCAGTGGTCATTCTTCTTGGAATTCCTTTGGTGCTAGGCATGCTCACCAATCATTTTCTGCCCAAATTCACTGCCCGCATCGATAGGCCGATCCGCATCAGCAGCATCATTATTTTCTTCCTGCTGGTAATAGCCATGCTTTCGAATAACATTGAGTATTTTCTGGCATATATTAAATTTGTTTTTATTATTGTTCTTATTCACAATGGCTTAGGTTATCTGGCTGGAAGTTACTTTTCCAGACTATTTGGAATTCACGGTGCAAACCGCCGGACTATCGCCATTGAAACAGGCATACAGAATTCGGGCTTAGGGCTAGCCCTTCTGTTTAACCCCAAAATATTTCCGGCAGAACTCAACAACGGAGGTATGGCATTTATTGCTGCCTGGTGGGGCATCTGGCACATTATTTCCGGACTTACCCTGGCCTGGTATTGGTCAAGAAAACCTTCAAAAATTAATTAA